In Dysgonomonadaceae bacterium zrk40, one genomic interval encodes:
- a CDS encoding AAA family ATPase, protein MMTKKIALFNHKGGVSKTTTTFNVGWKLAEKGHKVLLIDADPQCNLTGLILGYSGDDDFEQFYLDNPDRNIKSALKPAYESMPRLIEAIEPIEVRNRENLYLIPGHINFSEYEITLGIAQELSSSIQALKNVPGAFSYFVNKEIEIHNFDYVLIDMNPSLGALNQNILMTCDYFLVPTAPDYFSKMAIDSLTSVFPRWVQWSARAQSLEELEEAAYPFPKGFPKFLGTVVQKYRPRKGEATEGFQGWIDRINVAVSEGLVPKLQEIGMALSATEYLEIGADFTRNYCLVQIPDFNTLIATSQNHKTPVFALSDEQFGHVGKVLLQDQSKRDEFDQIFENLASRIESLTS, encoded by the coding sequence ATGATGACAAAAAAAATTGCATTATTTAATCACAAAGGTGGAGTAAGTAAGACAACCACAACTTTTAATGTAGGGTGGAAATTAGCTGAAAAAGGACATAAGGTTCTATTGATAGATGCGGATCCGCAATGCAATTTGACTGGTCTTATATTAGGATATTCAGGTGACGATGACTTTGAACAATTTTATCTGGATAATCCTGATCGTAATATTAAATCTGCACTAAAGCCAGCGTATGAATCTATGCCACGTTTGATTGAAGCAATTGAACCAATTGAGGTGCGTAATCGCGAAAATCTCTATTTGATTCCTGGTCACATAAATTTTTCAGAATATGAAATAACATTAGGTATTGCGCAAGAACTGTCAAGTTCAATACAAGCACTTAAAAATGTACCAGGTGCATTTTCGTATTTCGTTAATAAAGAAATCGAAATCCATAATTTTGATTATGTTTTAATTGATATGAATCCAAGCCTTGGAGCTTTAAATCAAAATATATTGATGACATGTGATTATTTTTTAGTTCCGACTGCACCTGATTACTTTTCCAAGATGGCCATTGACTCACTAACGTCGGTGTTCCCTCGCTGGGTTCAATGGTCAGCGCGTGCTCAAAGTTTAGAAGAACTAGAAGAAGCTGCGTATCCCTTTCCTAAAGGGTTTCCCAAATTTCTTGGAACAGTAGTTCAAAAATATCGACCCAGAAAAGGGGAAGCAACTGAAGGATTTCAAGGTTGGATAGACAGAATAAATGTTGCAGTTTCAGAAGGTCTTGTGCCGAAACTTCAAGAAATAGGAATGGCTCTTTCCGCTACTGAATATTTAGAAATAGGTGCTGATTTCACACGTAATTATTGCCTAGTCCAAATTCCCGACTTTAATACCTTAATAGCAACATCACAAAATCATAAAACTCCGGTGTTTGCGTTGAGTGATGAGCAATTTGGCCATGTGGGGAAAGTTCTACTTCAGGATCAATCGAAAAGAGATGAATTTGACCAAATATTTGAAAATTTAGCCAGTAGAATTGAAAGTTTGACATCATAA
- a CDS encoding YfcC family protein, whose translation MLKKTPHTLVIIFSLIIFCALLTWIVPAGAFHYETVEVEGISREVVVDNSYHRVERSPQSWQIFSSFLAGFERQAAIIAFVLIIGGAFQILNSSRAVDSGIYSFLQVTARLDKHPLLGRVGVHNLVIILVMLLFSAFGSIFGMSEETLAFVIIIVPLAISMGYDSLTGLMMVYVAAHIGFTGATLNPFTIGIAQGLSGLPLFSGIGYRLFSWVILTGVAIVITLLYAARVKKNPERSPMYRADAYWRKREAESESQQLSFPAGRSARLLYLLLTLLLGFLSFRYPLTTLSAGASELTLPLIPAITLLFAVTSFLAIRKSAQLFILNLLLFTILFLVTGVMGYGWYLEEISALFLGMGLLAGIANNMTAGAITREFIAGVKDMLTAALVIALAGGIIQILTEGRIIDTILYSLALLMQDAGKVLTIGGMYVMQSVINIFIPSGSAKAALTMPILAPFSDVIGLSRQATVMAYQFGDGITNMITPTSPVLIGALGIARVPFDVWVKWFWKILLLLFFLAFLLLLPTVFMELEGF comes from the coding sequence ATGCTGAAGAAGACGCCCCATACCCTGGTGATCATCTTTTCGCTGATCATCTTCTGCGCCCTGCTCACCTGGATTGTACCCGCGGGAGCATTCCACTACGAGACCGTGGAGGTGGAGGGGATCAGCAGGGAGGTGGTGGTCGACAACTCCTACCACCGCGTGGAGCGGTCACCCCAGAGCTGGCAGATCTTCTCCTCCTTTCTTGCCGGCTTCGAACGGCAGGCCGCCATCATCGCCTTCGTGCTCATCATCGGCGGCGCCTTTCAGATCCTCAACAGCAGCCGTGCCGTGGACAGCGGCATCTACTCCTTCCTGCAGGTGACCGCCCGGCTCGACAAGCATCCGTTGCTCGGCAGGGTGGGGGTCCACAACCTGGTGATCATCCTGGTGATGCTCCTCTTCAGCGCCTTCGGCTCCATCTTCGGGATGAGCGAGGAGACGCTCGCCTTCGTGATCATCATCGTGCCGCTGGCCATCTCCATGGGGTACGACTCGCTCACCGGCCTGATGATGGTCTATGTGGCCGCCCACATCGGCTTCACCGGTGCCACGCTCAACCCCTTCACCATCGGCATCGCACAGGGGCTCTCCGGCCTGCCCCTCTTCTCCGGCATCGGCTATAGGCTCTTCAGCTGGGTCATCCTGACAGGGGTCGCGATTGTCATCACCCTGCTCTATGCTGCCAGGGTAAAGAAGAACCCGGAGCGATCCCCCATGTATCGTGCCGATGCCTACTGGCGCAAGCGGGAGGCAGAGAGCGAATCGCAGCAGCTGAGCTTCCCCGCCGGGAGAAGTGCCCGGCTGCTCTACCTGCTGCTGACGCTGCTCCTGGGGTTCCTCTCCTTCCGCTATCCCCTCACCACCCTCTCGGCGGGGGCAAGTGAACTCACCCTCCCGCTCATCCCGGCCATCACCCTCCTGTTCGCGGTCACCTCGTTCCTCGCCATCAGGAAGTCCGCACAACTCTTCATCCTCAACCTGCTGCTCTTCACCATCCTCTTCCTGGTGACCGGTGTGATGGGCTATGGCTGGTACCTCGAGGAGATCTCGGCACTCTTCCTCGGCATGGGGTTGCTGGCCGGCATCGCCAACAACATGACCGCCGGCGCCATCACCAGGGAGTTCATCGCCGGGGTGAAAGATATGCTGACCGCGGCACTTGTCATCGCGCTGGCCGGGGGCATCATCCAGATCCTCACCGAGGGCAGGATCATCGACACCATCCTCTACTCATTGGCGCTGTTGATGCAGGATGCCGGCAAGGTACTCACCATCGGCGGGATGTACGTGATGCAGTCGGTGATCAACATCTTCATCCCCTCCGGGTCGGCCAAGGCGGCCCTCACCATGCCCATTCTGGCACCCTTCTCCGATGTGATCGGCCTCTCGCGCCAGGCCACCGTGATGGCCTACCAGTTTGGCGACGGCATCACCAACATGATCACCCCCACCTCCCCCGTGCTGATCGGCGCCCTCGGCATTGCCAGGGTACCCTTCGACGTGTGGGTTAAGTGGTTCTGGAAGATCCTACTGCTGCTCTTTTTCCTCGCTTTTCTCCTGCTGCTCCCCACCGTCTTCATGGAGCTGGAGGGGTTTTAG
- a CDS encoding DUF1080 domain-containing protein, translated as MKKVFYLFGLFILSGMIFMSCTNANKKTSESEAATEVAAADEGWISLFNGEDFTGWRGYNRTDMPAAWTIEEGAIKINGSGMGEAGAADGGDIVYDQKFKNFELTFEWKVSEGGNSGLFYLAQEVEGKPIYESSPEYQVLDNERHPDARLGKDGNRQSASLYDLVPAVPQNAKPAGEWNTGGVLVYKGTVVHSQNGENVVEYHLWTDDWNEMVANSKFKDWPNFLNAGGENQEGFIGLQDHGDDVWFRNIKLKVLD; from the coding sequence ATGAAAAAAGTATTTTATCTATTTGGTTTATTCATTTTATCAGGAATGATTTTTATGTCATGTACCAACGCAAACAAAAAGACAAGTGAGTCGGAGGCAGCCACCGAAGTTGCAGCTGCCGACGAAGGATGGATCTCCCTGTTCAACGGGGAAGATTTCACCGGCTGGAGAGGTTACAACCGCACCGACATGCCGGCAGCCTGGACCATCGAAGAGGGCGCCATCAAGATCAACGGATCGGGCATGGGTGAAGCCGGTGCAGCCGATGGTGGCGACATCGTTTACGATCAGAAGTTCAAGAATTTCGAGCTCACCTTCGAGTGGAAGGTCTCGGAAGGAGGCAACAGCGGCCTGTTCTATCTGGCACAAGAGGTAGAAGGCAAGCCCATCTACGAATCCTCCCCCGAGTACCAGGTACTCGACAACGAGCGTCACCCCGATGCCCGCCTGGGCAAGGATGGCAACCGTCAGTCCGCCTCCCTCTATGACCTTGTTCCTGCCGTTCCCCAGAACGCAAAACCTGCCGGCGAATGGAACACCGGCGGCGTGCTGGTCTACAAGGGCACGGTGGTACACTCGCAGAACGGCGAGAACGTGGTGGAATATCACCTCTGGACCGACGACTGGAATGAGATGGTAGCCAACAGCAAGTTCAAGGATTGGCCCAACTTCCTCAACGCCGGTGGTGAAAACCAGGAAGGCTTCATCGGCCTGCAGGACCATGGCGATGATGTATGGTTCCGTAACATCAAACTAAAAGTACTCGATTAA
- a CDS encoding DUF3127 domain-containing protein codes for MQLTAKLLEILPLQTGKGRNGEWKKQDIIVETPGQYPKKVCVSIWGDKLDGVTLTPEQNYDISFDIESREFNGKWYTDVKAWKITPESGAKEDVPPEFNGPSSAEPFPPAGGYYDEPPF; via the coding sequence ATGCAATTAACAGCGAAACTGCTAGAGATACTCCCGTTGCAGACGGGAAAAGGCCGTAACGGAGAGTGGAAGAAACAGGATATCATCGTGGAGACACCGGGACAATATCCCAAGAAGGTCTGTGTCTCCATCTGGGGCGACAAGCTCGACGGGGTCACCCTCACCCCCGAACAAAACTACGACATCTCGTTCGACATCGAAAGCCGCGAGTTCAACGGAAAATGGTACACCGATGTGAAAGCCTGGAAGATCACCCCCGAAAGCGGCGCGAAGGAAGATGTTCCGCCTGAATTCAACGGCCCTTCGTCCGCCGAGCCCTTCCCACCCGCGGGCGGTTACTACGATGAGCCTCCCTTCTAA
- a CDS encoding AMP-binding protein has product MNQNSFLNLIEQSVRTHWEMPAMTDFQGKTYLYKDFAQEIDRLHDFFREAGVERGDKISLCGKNSANWAIAFFATLSYGAVAVSILHEFDKESVQFIVDHSDSKIFFSDESIWKELESEKLPKVETVFSLDNFALLTTTSEKLQSFAANAEKFFEDKYARGFFVNDISFRTDKPEELAVINYTSGTTSSPKGVMIPYRSLWSNTKFANDCLEFIHAGDNIVCMLPMAHTYGLAFEILNSISMGCHIHFLGKTPSPRVLLDAFARVKPKLVLAVPLIIEKIVNKSVLPKLQKGAAKVMSQVPLLNQLVYAKVRKSMIEAFGGSLNEVVIGGAAINPDVEKFLRKVRFPYTVGYGMTECGPLISYSYWTAFKEHSCGKVVDRMEVRIDSEDPQHTVGEIQVRGANVMQGYYKNEEATKHTFTDDGWLKTGDLGVLDSEGYVYIRGRDKNMILGPSGQNIYPEEIEEKINALPYVSESLAIEENRKIVALIVPDMDVMKEHGIDSKQMEHLFGKLIGEINGKLPNYSKIASFRLRDEEFEKTPKRSIKRFKYQQKS; this is encoded by the coding sequence ATGAACCAAAACAGCTTTTTAAACCTTATTGAGCAGAGCGTTCGCACCCACTGGGAGATGCCTGCGATGACCGATTTCCAGGGAAAAACCTATCTCTACAAAGATTTTGCACAGGAGATAGACCGGCTGCACGACTTTTTCAGGGAGGCCGGCGTGGAGCGGGGTGACAAGATCTCCCTCTGCGGGAAGAACTCTGCCAACTGGGCCATCGCCTTCTTCGCCACCCTCTCCTACGGGGCCGTTGCCGTGAGCATCCTCCATGAGTTCGACAAGGAGAGCGTGCAGTTCATCGTGGATCATTCCGATTCGAAGATCTTCTTTTCGGATGAGAGTATCTGGAAGGAGCTGGAAAGCGAAAAGCTGCCCAAGGTGGAGACGGTCTTCTCGCTCGACAACTTTGCACTGCTGACCACCACCTCCGAGAAGCTGCAATCCTTCGCGGCAAATGCGGAGAAGTTTTTCGAGGACAAGTATGCCAGGGGCTTCTTCGTGAACGACATCTCCTTCCGTACAGACAAGCCTGAGGAGCTGGCGGTGATCAACTACACCTCGGGTACCACCAGCAGCCCCAAGGGGGTGATGATTCCCTACCGCAGCCTCTGGTCGAACACCAAGTTCGCCAACGACTGCCTGGAGTTCATCCACGCCGGCGACAACATTGTTTGCATGCTGCCCATGGCACATACCTACGGGCTGGCCTTCGAGATCCTCAACTCCATCTCCATGGGTTGCCACATCCACTTCCTGGGCAAGACCCCTTCACCCAGGGTACTGCTCGACGCGTTTGCAAGGGTGAAGCCCAAGCTGGTGCTGGCGGTGCCGCTCATCATCGAGAAGATCGTGAACAAGAGCGTGCTGCCCAAGCTGCAGAAGGGTGCCGCGAAGGTGATGTCGCAGGTACCGCTGCTCAATCAGCTGGTATACGCCAAGGTGCGGAAGTCGATGATTGAGGCGTTCGGCGGCAGCCTCAACGAGGTGGTGATTGGCGGTGCCGCCATCAACCCCGACGTGGAGAAGTTCCTCCGCAAGGTACGCTTCCCCTACACGGTGGGTTACGGCATGACCGAATGTGGGCCCCTGATCTCCTACTCCTACTGGACCGCGTTCAAGGAGCACTCCTGCGGCAAGGTGGTGGACCGGATGGAGGTGCGCATCGACTCAGAAGATCCGCAGCATACAGTGGGTGAGATTCAGGTGAGAGGTGCCAACGTGATGCAGGGATACTACAAGAACGAGGAGGCCACGAAGCATACCTTCACCGACGATGGCTGGCTGAAGACCGGCGACCTGGGGGTGCTGGACAGCGAGGGCTATGTCTACATCCGCGGCAGGGACAAGAACATGATCCTGGGACCCTCGGGACAGAACATCTACCCCGAGGAGATTGAGGAGAAGATCAACGCCCTGCCCTACGTGAGCGAATCGCTGGCCATCGAGGAGAACAGGAAGATTGTGGCACTGATCGTGCCCGACATGGATGTGATGAAGGAGCATGGCATCGACAGCAAGCAGATGGAGCATCTTTTCGGGAAGCTGATCGGCGAGATCAACGGCAAGCTGCCCAATTACAGCAAGATCGCTTCCTTCCGCCTGCGGGACGAGGAGTTTGAGAAAACACCCAAGCGGAGCATCAAGCGGTTCAAGTACCAGCAGAAGAGTTGA
- a CDS encoding Gfo/Idh/MocA family oxidoreductase, whose product MSSKISRRKFLEAGAFAAAGLTIVPSSVLGKNLGHTAPSDKLNIVGVGVGGMGFSNLKNLESQNIIGLCDVDWKYSKRVFDYFPNAKKYYDYRKMYEELGKSIDAVVVATADHTHAIVAADAMTMGKHVFVQKPLTHSVYESRLLTNLAKKHKIATSMGNQGSSGAGVRQVIDWIADGQIGEVRKVETFTDRPIWPQGLMTPKEAHKVPRTLDWDLFIGPANKRPFNEIYHPWNWRGWWDFGTGALGDMACHILHPVFKGLNLGYPTKVQGSSTMLLTDCAPNAQMVKYLFPRRDNLPKVAMPEVEVFWYDGGLQPMRPEGVPAGKNLNDAGGGVIFHGSKDTLICGCYGKDPWLVSGRTPNSPKTQREVTLSHEMDWVRACKESPENRVETASPFSEAGPFNEMVVMGVLAVRLQSLNQELAWDGNNMQFTNIPQDATLQTIVEDGFKITDGHPTFNKTMTDPVNAVAYANEMIKHTYKNGWQLPAMPK is encoded by the coding sequence ATGTCATCAAAAATCTCAAGAAGAAAGTTTCTGGAAGCAGGTGCCTTTGCCGCTGCCGGATTGACCATTGTACCCTCCAGCGTGCTGGGGAAGAACCTGGGACACACCGCTCCAAGCGATAAGCTGAACATTGTCGGCGTGGGCGTGGGCGGTATGGGCTTCAGCAACCTGAAGAACCTGGAGAGCCAGAACATCATCGGTTTGTGCGACGTAGACTGGAAATACAGCAAACGGGTGTTCGACTACTTCCCCAATGCAAAGAAATATTACGACTACCGTAAGATGTACGAAGAGCTGGGCAAGTCGATCGATGCGGTTGTCGTGGCCACCGCCGACCACACCCATGCCATCGTTGCCGCCGATGCCATGACCATGGGGAAACATGTGTTCGTGCAGAAGCCGTTGACCCACAGCGTCTATGAATCGCGACTGCTCACCAATCTGGCCAAAAAGCACAAGATAGCCACCAGCATGGGCAACCAGGGCTCCTCCGGTGCCGGTGTGCGTCAGGTGATCGACTGGATTGCCGATGGGCAGATAGGAGAAGTGAGAAAAGTAGAGACCTTCACCGACCGTCCCATCTGGCCGCAGGGACTCATGACCCCCAAGGAAGCACATAAGGTGCCCCGCACCCTCGACTGGGATCTCTTCATCGGGCCGGCCAACAAGCGTCCCTTCAACGAGATCTATCACCCCTGGAACTGGCGTGGCTGGTGGGACTTCGGTACCGGCGCCCTGGGCGACATGGCCTGCCACATCCTCCACCCCGTGTTCAAGGGTCTCAACCTGGGCTACCCCACCAAGGTGCAGGGTTCCTCCACCATGCTGCTGACCGACTGTGCCCCCAACGCGCAGATGGTGAAATATCTCTTCCCCCGGCGCGACAACCTGCCCAAGGTGGCGATGCCCGAGGTGGAAGTCTTCTGGTACGACGGCGGGCTGCAGCCCATGCGCCCCGAAGGAGTCCCTGCCGGGAAGAACCTCAACGATGCCGGTGGCGGCGTCATCTTCCACGGCTCGAAAGACACCCTCATCTGCGGATGCTACGGCAAGGACCCGTGGCTGGTCTCCGGTCGCACACCCAACTCCCCCAAGACGCAGCGTGAGGTGACCCTCTCGCACGAGATGGACTGGGTACGTGCCTGCAAGGAGAGTCCCGAGAACCGTGTGGAGACAGCCTCTCCCTTCTCGGAAGCAGGACCCTTCAACGAGATGGTGGTGATGGGCGTGCTGGCCGTGCGGCTGCAGTCGCTCAACCAGGAGCTGGCGTGGGACGGCAACAACATGCAGTTCACCAACATCCCGCAAGATGCCACCCTACAGACCATCGTGGAAGATGGCTTCAAGATCACCGACGGTCACCCCACCTTCAACAAGACCATGACCGACCCGGTGAATGCGGTAGCCTATGCCAACGAGATGATCAAGCATACTTACAAGAATGGCTGGCAGCTGCCGGCGATGCCCAAATAA
- a CDS encoding sugar phosphate isomerase/epimerase: MKKIKFLTLALMSGLFLFSSCTQGAKKEEAAAPKKDIYLQLYSLRDDIKADYAGTIAKAAEMGYIGVEAAGYNDGLFYDLTPAEFKQSIEDAGMEVLSSHAGRPLADPASDTNWEETWAWWDTAIQAHKDAGMKYLVVAWIPTPKTLVDLQAYCDYFNQVGEKCNAAGLRFGYHNHNFEFTEVEGELMYDYMLNNTDPEKVFFQMDVYWVGEGGKNPVDYFTNYPGRFEVLHIKDELELGKSGKVDFEGIFNNVEQSGAKYMVVEVERYTGTPLEGVQESYDYLNNAAFVKESYTN, from the coding sequence ATGAAGAAAATCAAATTCTTAACCCTCGCACTGATGAGTGGATTGTTCCTGTTCTCCTCCTGCACGCAAGGAGCGAAAAAAGAGGAAGCAGCAGCGCCGAAGAAGGATATCTACCTGCAGCTTTACTCCCTGCGCGACGACATCAAGGCCGATTATGCAGGCACCATCGCCAAGGCCGCCGAAATGGGCTACATCGGCGTGGAAGCAGCGGGATACAACGACGGTTTGTTTTACGACCTGACCCCGGCTGAATTCAAGCAATCGATCGAGGATGCCGGCATGGAGGTGCTCTCCTCACACGCGGGCAGACCGCTGGCCGACCCCGCTTCCGACACCAACTGGGAAGAGACCTGGGCATGGTGGGACACCGCCATACAGGCACACAAGGATGCCGGGATGAAATACCTGGTGGTGGCCTGGATCCCGACCCCCAAGACACTGGTCGACCTGCAGGCATACTGCGACTACTTCAACCAGGTGGGTGAGAAGTGCAACGCTGCCGGCCTCCGTTTTGGCTACCACAACCACAACTTCGAGTTCACCGAAGTGGAGGGAGAGCTGATGTACGATTACATGCTCAACAACACCGATCCCGAGAAGGTCTTCTTCCAGATGGACGTCTACTGGGTAGGCGAGGGCGGCAAGAACCCTGTCGACTACTTTACCAACTACCCCGGTCGTTTCGAGGTGCTCCACATCAAGGATGAGCTGGAGCTGGGCAAGAGCGGCAAGGTAGATTTTGAAGGCATCTTCAACAACGTAGAGCAGTCCGGAGCCAAGTACATGGTAGTAGAGGTAGAGCGTTACACCGGCACCCCGCTTGAAGGTGTTCAGGAGAGCTACGACTATCTCAACAACGCAGCATTCGTAAAAGAGAGCTACACCAATTGA
- a CDS encoding transposase: MDKTSILNQYRGICSDVLGELTTKLNKSFKSFLMETLILYLVIPGRINFLQLGRYGKSCEQRFRQNFSKDFDWLEFNLSLSDRVLTGDRKAIAIDPSYITKSGKNTPWIGYFWSGAAGQAKRGLEILGVGLIDVDNKDCISLQAVQTPDRQTLESRDANLIDWYLLVIKSMRDKLHRTSRYVVADAYFAKNNFVMGLQEMKFDLVSRFRDDAALYYPTLQKPTGKKGRPKLYDGKIDMANLDTTRVQKINIDNGDLYTLIAYSKSLKQMVRLVVWYSKDGKKPKLFFSTNSKMSGKDVIEYYRTRFQIEFCFRDAKGFTGLMQSQARDVAKLSFNFNASLTSVNLAKVLAKEKGIPFSMASCKTMIHNAYLLERFICVSGIKPNRRLNDKLVKELVEFAAIAA, encoded by the coding sequence ATGGATAAAACCAGCATACTTAACCAATATAGAGGTATCTGTAGTGATGTTCTTGGTGAACTAACTACGAAGTTAAACAAAAGTTTCAAATCATTCCTTATGGAGACGCTTATTTTGTATCTGGTCATTCCCGGGAGGATTAATTTCCTACAATTAGGGAGATATGGCAAGTCGTGTGAACAGCGATTTCGCCAGAACTTCTCGAAGGATTTTGATTGGCTGGAGTTTAACTTGTCTTTGTCTGATAGGGTATTAACCGGAGATCGCAAGGCTATTGCCATTGATCCCAGTTATATAACCAAATCAGGAAAGAATACCCCTTGGATTGGTTACTTCTGGTCGGGTGCAGCCGGTCAGGCGAAAAGGGGATTGGAAATCCTGGGAGTGGGCCTTATAGACGTCGACAATAAGGATTGCATCAGTCTACAGGCCGTTCAGACTCCGGACCGTCAAACCCTGGAGAGTCGTGATGCCAACCTGATCGACTGGTACCTGCTGGTCATTAAATCGATGCGGGATAAACTCCATCGGACAAGCCGTTACGTGGTTGCCGATGCCTACTTCGCAAAGAACAACTTCGTTATGGGTCTGCAAGAGATGAAGTTTGATCTGGTCAGCCGTTTCAGGGATGATGCCGCACTTTATTATCCAACACTGCAGAAACCAACGGGCAAGAAAGGCAGGCCTAAACTCTACGACGGAAAGATTGATATGGCCAACCTGGATACAACCAGAGTGCAAAAGATCAATATTGATAACGGTGATCTCTACACCTTGATAGCCTATTCAAAATCTCTTAAACAGATGGTCAGGCTTGTCGTCTGGTATTCCAAAGATGGGAAAAAACCAAAACTGTTCTTCTCTACCAATTCTAAGATGAGCGGGAAGGATGTCATAGAGTATTACCGCACCCGTTTTCAGATCGAGTTTTGCTTCAGGGATGCAAAAGGCTTCACAGGACTGATGCAATCGCAGGCAAGGGATGTAGCAAAGCTATCGTTCAACTTTAATGCATCTCTTACCTCGGTTAACCTGGCAAAGGTGTTGGCAAAGGAGAAAGGCATCCCCTTTTCGATGGCATCATGTAAAACAATGATACACAACGCTTATCTGCTTGAACGATTTATTTGCGTGTCTGGCATTAAACCGAACAGAAGATTAAATGATAAACTTGTTAAAGAACTCGTGGAGTTTGCAGCCATTGCTGCATGA